Proteins encoded together in one Oculatellaceae cyanobacterium window:
- a CDS encoding ATP-grasp domain-containing protein: MDLLEYQAKALFQEMGIPVLPSQRIDHPSDIKSLQLPYPVVLKSQVRAGGRGRAGGVRFVENTIDAIASARTIFSLPILGEYPKVLLAEAKYDADRELYLAVVLDASVQRPVLLGSSQGGIDIEAVIQNLQQVVVDQEFSPFYARRLAIKMGLQGTLIRSVGDIFEKMYHLFIQKDLDLVEINPLGISSTKEVMALDGKIVVNDHALGRHPDIPALASKIINRNTPAFSSNIPLFLPSTTINSVEVEASKSKAFIPGQQQEKTLLSEETSIDAQINRLNLGREGNIAIICSGNGMAIATLDLLYQSGGKPNLCLIINQPKSRFYPAISVLLKRALEQINQAKGVKIILINIIINETLLEEIVDVIRGYLQSSTSTKNANYPVISPQIVVRFLGSEINFSSDNLDKSPIYINKSLDEAIAKTISLAKPVTKKN, translated from the coding sequence ATGGACTTGTTAGAGTATCAAGCTAAAGCATTATTTCAAGAAATGGGCATTCCGGTTTTGCCCTCACAGCGAATTGATCATCCTAGCGATATCAAAAGTTTACAGCTTCCCTATCCGGTTGTCCTCAAGTCTCAGGTGCGTGCTGGAGGGCGTGGAAGGGCTGGTGGTGTCAGGTTTGTAGAAAATACTATAGATGCGATCGCCAGCGCAAGGACAATTTTTAGTTTGCCAATTTTGGGTGAGTATCCCAAAGTTTTATTAGCAGAGGCAAAATACGACGCGGATCGGGAACTTTATCTAGCAGTAGTGCTAGATGCGAGTGTTCAACGCCCTGTGCTATTAGGTTCGTCACAAGGTGGTATCGACATCGAAGCAGTAATTCAAAATCTGCAACAAGTTGTAGTCGATCAAGAATTCTCACCATTCTATGCACGCCGTCTAGCGATCAAAATGGGGCTTCAGGGAACACTCATTCGCTCAGTAGGTGACATTTTTGAAAAAATGTACCACTTATTTATCCAAAAAGATTTAGATTTGGTAGAAATTAATCCATTGGGGATTAGTTCCACCAAGGAAGTAATGGCTTTGGATGGCAAAATTGTCGTCAACGATCATGCCTTGGGTCGTCATCCAGACATACCCGCACTAGCATCAAAAATTATTAATCGGAACACCCCTGCTTTTAGCTCAAATATACCTTTATTTTTGCCATCTACTACCATCAATTCTGTTGAAGTAGAGGCAAGTAAAAGCAAGGCTTTTATACCTGGTCAACAACAGGAAAAAACTTTGTTATCTGAAGAAACAAGTATTGATGCTCAAATAAATAGACTTAACTTGGGACGAGAAGGAAATATTGCCATTATTTGTAGTGGCAATGGCATGGCGATCGCTACTCTAGATTTACTTTATCAAAGCGGTGGTAAACCTAATCTATGTTTGATTATTAATCAGCCAAAATCAAGATTTTATCCAGCTATTTCTGTACTTTTAAAACGGGCATTGGAACAAATCAACCAAGCTAAAGGCGTAAAAATTATCCTTATAAATATTATAATTAATGAAACCTTACTGGAAGAAATAGTAGATGTAATTAGGGGATATTTACAGTCTTCTACCTCTACAAAAAATGCAAACTACCCAGTTATTAGCCCTCAAATTGTTGTTCGTTTTCTCGGTAGTGAAATTAACTTTTCTAGTGATAATTTGGACAAGTCGCCGATTTATATTAACAAGAGCTTGGATGAAGCGATCGCCAAAACTATCTCTTTAGCTAAACCAGTAACTAAAAAAAACTAA
- the rfbC gene encoding dTDP-4-dehydrorhamnose 3,5-epimerase, giving the protein MNIVTTLIPDVLILEPKVFADDRGFFFESYNERLFSEKTQVKTYFVQDNHSFSKQNVLRGLHYQIQQPQGKLVRVISGSIFDVAVDLRQSSSTFGKWVSCILSAENKRQFWVPPGFAHGFLVVSEVAEVLYKTTADYAPQYDRTILWNDPDLKIDWQLSSPPLLSAKDQAGQLFKNAEVYP; this is encoded by the coding sequence ATGAATATAGTAACTACGCTCATCCCCGATGTTTTGATCCTTGAACCTAAAGTATTTGCGGATGACAGAGGATTTTTTTTTGAAAGCTATAACGAAAGATTATTTAGTGAAAAAACTCAAGTAAAAACTTATTTTGTTCAAGATAATCATTCTTTTTCTAAGCAAAATGTTTTGCGGGGTCTACATTACCAAATTCAACAGCCACAAGGAAAGTTAGTTCGAGTAATTTCTGGGAGTATATTTGACGTAGCTGTAGATTTGCGTCAAAGTTCCTCAACGTTTGGGAAATGGGTTAGCTGCATTCTCAGCGCTGAAAATAAACGCCAATTTTGGGTACCCCCAGGATTTGCTCACGGATTTTTAGTGGTTTCAGAAGTAGCTGAAGTTTTATATAAGACAACAGCCGATTATGCACCGCAATACGATCGCACTATTCTGTGGAATGATCCAGATTTAAAGATTGATTGGCAACTAAGTTCGCCACCGCTATTATCTGCCAAAGACCAAGCTGGTCAGCTATTTAAAAATGCCGAAGTGTATCCATGA
- a CDS encoding tetratricopeptide repeat protein, with translation MLNKNLQKPFLIFSAIAFMGSTAFGTAAMFQQGLNPPTEDAKTATAPSQDSQIKAQVSGYEQVLKREPDNQVALQGLVQGKLALNDFKGAIAPMEKLVKLNPDRPDYKQLLAALKQKDTPTKSKVNK, from the coding sequence ATGTTGAACAAAAATCTTCAAAAACCTTTTCTAATTTTCTCAGCGATCGCATTTATGGGGTCTACAGCCTTTGGAACCGCCGCGATGTTCCAGCAGGGACTAAACCCGCCCACAGAGGATGCCAAGACAGCAACAGCACCTTCACAAGACTCCCAAATTAAAGCACAAGTAAGCGGATATGAGCAGGTATTAAAGCGTGAACCAGATAATCAGGTAGCTTTGCAGGGATTAGTACAAGGTAAGTTGGCGCTGAATGATTTTAAAGGCGCGATCGCACCTATGGAGAAACTCGTCAAGCTGAATCCAGATAGACCAGATTACAAACAACTATTAGCTGCGCTCAAGCAAAAAGATACACCCACTAAAAGTAAAGTAAATAAGTAG
- a CDS encoding succinyl-CoA synthetase subunit alpha — MHLKPDSQIIVQGIKEPNSSLYTAQMKAYGTNVVAGISPGDGGQLVDDIPVFDLVEQALSAVGQVDATIIFVPPYSAIDSAKEAIASGIKQIIIVTGGIPPLDMVSLLRKVETTDTLIIGPNTSGVIIPEKILLGTYNSEFYTHGSVALISNSDTLNYEVAWELTQAGIGQSIVVNLGSDTIIGSDFYQWLEILDKDQHTKVIVLVSHSSYPNEQALAEFIASNVKKPVITYFVGIHTPADKNLRNFKFLKNYYLSTPTNEETTINEKTTAFKHAKISVSKRPSQIPDLVKKALKK; from the coding sequence ATGCACTTGAAGCCCGACAGCCAAATTATCGTACAGGGCATAAAAGAACCTAATAGTTCACTCTACACTGCTCAGATGAAAGCTTATGGCACGAATGTAGTGGCTGGGATTAGTCCTGGTGATGGAGGGCAGTTAGTTGATGATATTCCTGTATTTGACCTTGTAGAGCAAGCCTTGTCAGCGGTGGGGCAAGTGGACGCGACAATTATCTTTGTGCCACCTTACAGCGCTATTGATTCAGCCAAGGAAGCGATCGCATCTGGTATAAAACAAATTATTATCGTCACTGGTGGCATACCTCCACTCGATATGGTGTCTCTGCTTAGAAAAGTAGAAACAACTGATACGCTCATTATTGGCCCAAATACTTCCGGCGTGATTATTCCAGAAAAAATTTTACTTGGAACCTATAACAGCGAATTTTACACACATGGATCAGTAGCTTTGATTAGTAACAGTGATACCCTTAACTACGAAGTTGCTTGGGAATTAACACAAGCAGGTATCGGACAATCAATAGTAGTTAATTTAGGTAGTGATACGATTATTGGCTCGGATTTTTATCAATGGTTAGAAATTTTAGATAAAGATCAACATACTAAAGTTATAGTCTTAGTAAGCCACAGCAGCTACCCTAACGAACAAGCCCTAGCAGAATTCATTGCCAGCAACGTTAAAAAACCTGTTATTACTTACTTTGTCGGCATTCATACACCAGCAGACAAAAATTTAAGAAATTTCAAATTTCTGAAGAATTATTATCTATCAACCCCAACGAACGAGGAAACTACAATTAATGAAAAAACTACTGCTTTTAAACACGCGAAAATCTCTGTATCAAAGCGTCCTTCTCAAATTCCCGACTTGGTAAAAAAAGCACTTAAAAAGTAG
- a CDS encoding FAD-dependent oxidoreductase: MTNDVRTYDVIVFGDEVYGVLAAISAAREFRRRTQKYPKVLLISKANLQQGIGGHLVRGGLSYLDRSRVEPHIRKANSLDDFGDPCKIYKEFLQRSGVLKIALDPNKASAALKDMIREAGIAVLSNFEISKVNKNGNKIVSLTKTNGETFSGKQFIDATVNAELAQAAGVTKSQGFETFGLPDSELPVTLVFTTEGLSVEKLKQIELAYLKRFTNLGDREAQNCLQKAAGGDANLAEKLRKSLVNIKGNLKTLWADKDYIDIPTHALSIAYHSFRNKKLSLEETGVIFDNGNLARFPGDKLSWNALLLAVDANQAEALAKNCAKPTPKMLEEIACVQQWMKSLGATKVTPASELYIRHAGNVTGVVEPLSGEKMLMGGVPANQALGTFGYHFDSRGGISGLIQKATTKGFSKIHFEPPLFNIGIRHALIKNVPNLAVIGPGSGFQGYGASAGRIVEFNSVVGGGLGIAAIIAILSGRNLADISNQEVRQVLVATNQLPKIYGVANQEEAAKLKQFESQLA, translated from the coding sequence ATGACTAACGATGTACGCACTTACGATGTCATCGTATTTGGTGATGAAGTATACGGTGTTTTAGCAGCTATATCTGCTGCAAGGGAATTTCGTCGCCGCACTCAAAAATATCCCAAAGTACTGTTAATTTCCAAAGCTAATTTGCAACAGGGTATCGGCGGTCATTTAGTTAGGGGTGGTCTTTCCTATCTTGATAGAAGCAGAGTTGAGCCACATATTCGCAAAGCTAACAGTCTAGATGACTTTGGCGATCCTTGTAAAATTTATAAAGAATTTTTGCAACGATCTGGAGTCCTAAAAATAGCTCTCGATCCTAATAAAGCAAGTGCAGCTTTAAAGGATATGATCCGCGAAGCTGGTATAGCGGTACTAAGCAACTTTGAAATTTCCAAAGTTAATAAAAATGGTAATAAAATAGTCAGCCTGACTAAAACCAACGGAGAAACATTTTCTGGAAAACAATTTATTGATGCCACAGTCAATGCTGAGTTAGCCCAAGCTGCTGGGGTTACTAAATCTCAGGGATTTGAAACATTTGGTTTACCAGACTCAGAACTACCTGTAACTTTGGTATTCACAACCGAAGGTCTGAGTGTTGAAAAACTTAAACAAATAGAATTAGCATACCTCAAACGCTTCACTAACTTGGGCGACCGAGAAGCTCAAAATTGCTTGCAAAAAGCCGCTGGTGGTGATGCTAACCTAGCTGAAAAACTTAGGAAAAGTTTGGTGAATATAAAGGGTAATCTTAAAACCTTATGGGCAGACAAAGATTATATAGATATACCCACTCATGCTTTATCTATAGCCTACCATTCCTTCAGAAACAAAAAGCTTTCCCTTGAGGAAACAGGTGTAATTTTTGATAATGGAAATCTAGCTAGATTCCCTGGCGACAAACTTTCTTGGAATGCGCTGCTATTAGCCGTCGATGCTAATCAGGCAGAAGCACTTGCAAAAAATTGTGCCAAGCCAACTCCTAAAATGTTAGAAGAAATAGCTTGTGTCCAACAGTGGATGAAAAGTTTAGGCGCTACTAAAGTCACTCCTGCATCTGAACTTTATATCAGACACGCAGGTAATGTTACTGGTGTAGTCGAACCCCTAAGCGGTGAAAAAATGTTAATGGGTGGGGTTCCAGCAAATCAAGCATTAGGTACATTTGGTTATCATTTTGATTCACGCGGCGGAATTTCAGGTTTAATTCAAAAAGCTACGACTAAAGGCTTTTCTAAAATTCATTTTGAGCCACCGTTATTTAATATTGGGATTCGACACGCACTAATTAAAAATGTTCCTAACCTAGCAGTTATTGGCCCTGGTTCGGGATTTCAAGGTTATGGCGCTTCTGCTGGCAGAATTGTAGAATTTAATTCTGTTGTTGGTGGTGGATTGGGGATAGCTGCAATTATTGCCATACTTAGTGGTAGAAATTTAGCAGATATATCGAATCAAGAAGTTAGGCAAGTCTTAGTTGCAACTAATCAATTACCTAAAATTTATGGTGTAGCTAATCAAGAGGAAGCAGCTAAATTAAAGCAGTTTGAATCGCAACTTGCATAA
- a CDS encoding anti-sigma regulatory factor → MIAISLRPVGRDWGTISFASTLFLCPILDLLLAQIPSKLRAEIRLGLQEALVNAAKHGNQLDPSKTVVVHFSVVDGNYWWVISDEGCGFSPPYKCHSELAEELPEEKSENGRGLCILHQIFDQVQWNSQGTELRLCKQVKHSFLRQALLR, encoded by the coding sequence GTGATTGCTATCTCACTGCGTCCCGTCGGACGCGATTGGGGAACGATTAGCTTCGCTTCTACTCTATTTCTTTGCCCTATTTTGGATCTCTTGCTGGCACAGATTCCTAGCAAGCTTCGAGCAGAAATTAGACTAGGTTTGCAAGAAGCCCTAGTAAATGCTGCTAAACACGGGAATCAACTAGATCCCAGCAAGACAGTTGTAGTTCATTTCTCCGTGGTAGATGGAAATTACTGGTGGGTAATTTCTGACGAAGGATGTGGATTTTCTCCCCCTTATAAATGCCATTCTGAGTTAGCGGAGGAACTACCAGAGGAAAAATCTGAAAATGGTAGAGGGTTATGTATCTTACATCAAATATTTGATCAAGTGCAATGGAATTCTCAGGGAACAGAACTTAGACTCTGTAAACAAGTAAAACATAGTTTCCTGAGACAAGCACTTTTACGCTAA
- a CDS encoding GNAT family N-acetyltransferase, whose product MQQNIYIREALPQEDSIIAKHFYQMWLDNNVLAESIESNWQQITLDFITQARQNLCYKSFVVEVDKQVIGSTSCQIFAGLYPNILKAEYRKYGYIWGVYVEPNYRKNGIGKSLAKSAVDYLKSLGCTRAILNASPSGKTVYSSLSFSISNEMQLDLI is encoded by the coding sequence ATGCAGCAAAATATTTACATTAGGGAAGCTTTACCCCAAGAAGACTCCATCATTGCGAAACATTTTTACCAAATGTGGTTAGATAATAATGTTTTAGCAGAATCAATTGAATCTAATTGGCAGCAAATTACGCTTGATTTTATTACCCAAGCACGCCAAAATTTATGTTATAAATCATTTGTCGTAGAGGTAGATAAACAAGTAATTGGATCTACCAGTTGCCAGATTTTTGCTGGACTTTATCCTAATATTTTGAAAGCAGAATACCGCAAATATGGTTATATTTGGGGAGTTTATGTAGAGCCAAATTACAGAAAAAACGGAATTGGTAAAAGTCTTGCTAAAAGTGCAGTTGATTATCTCAAATCACTTGGTTGCACACGGGCTATTCTAAATGCTTCTCCGTCTGGAAAAACAGTTTACTCTAGTTTAAGTTTTTCCATATCTAACGAAATGCAGTTAGACCTAATTTAG
- a CDS encoding FAD-dependent oxidoreductase — MVNSVNAYDVIVFGDEVYGVLAAVAAAREYRRRTQKYPYVLLMSKASLQEGIGGHLVRGGLAYLDRGQVERSIRESLGLHTFGDPAKIYQEFLQKSGVISIALDPAKANLALKEMLRDGGVALLSKVEISKVNKQGKKIASITTSKNQIFYGKQFIDATVNAELAQAAGVSKLKGFETFDLPESELPVTLVFTTQGLSVRRLKELEFAYLKRFTNLGDKDAQSWLLKAAGGDAQFAESLRKEMIEPRGNLKTLWADRDHIDIRSFALSVAYHAFRNKKLSLAENGILFDKGNIAILPGEKLSWNALMFATSGTQAEELAKNAAKPTAQMLEEMGFVQKWLKSLGATVITPASELYIRHAGNVRSAVEPLTGAKMLMGGVPAGEALATFGYHFDVRGGILGIGEKALAKGFKSNRFSPPIFNIGIKHALIKDVPNLAVIGPGSGFEGYACSAGRIVEFNVAVGGGVGIAAIIALLSGKNLADISNKEVRQVLAATNQVPRIYGISNMAEAARLEKFEAVIA; from the coding sequence ATGGTAAATAGTGTAAATGCTTACGATGTCATAGTATTCGGTGATGAGGTGTATGGTGTATTAGCTGCTGTTGCTGCTGCTAGAGAGTATCGTCGTCGAACTCAGAAGTATCCATACGTCTTATTAATGTCCAAAGCTAGTCTGCAAGAAGGTATTGGTGGACATTTGGTTAGAGGTGGTCTTGCTTATCTTGATCGAGGTCAAGTTGAAAGATCAATAAGGGAATCTTTAGGCTTACATACTTTTGGCGATCCTGCAAAAATTTATCAAGAATTTTTACAAAAATCTGGTGTAATTAGTATTGCTCTTGATCCAGCTAAAGCGAATCTAGCACTTAAAGAGATGCTGCGTGATGGAGGTGTGGCTTTATTAAGTAAAGTTGAAATTTCAAAAGTTAATAAACAAGGCAAAAAAATAGCTAGTATTACAACCTCTAAAAATCAAATATTTTATGGAAAGCAATTTATTGATGCCACTGTTAATGCTGAGTTAGCACAAGCTGCTGGTGTTAGTAAATTAAAGGGGTTTGAAACTTTTGATTTGCCCGAATCAGAACTACCTGTAACCTTGGTATTTACAACTCAAGGACTTAGCGTTAGAAGGCTCAAGGAGTTAGAGTTTGCCTATCTCAAACGGTTTACTAACTTAGGAGATAAAGATGCTCAGAGTTGGTTGCTAAAAGCTGCTGGGGGCGATGCTCAATTTGCTGAATCTCTTAGGAAAGAAATGATCGAACCCAGGGGAAATTTAAAAACTTTATGGGCAGACCGCGATCATATAGATATACGCTCTTTTGCTTTATCTGTAGCCTACCACGCATTTAGAAATAAAAAGCTTTCTCTTGCTGAAAACGGTATTTTATTTGACAAGGGAAATATAGCCATACTTCCTGGTGAAAAACTTTCTTGGAATGCTTTAATGTTTGCAACTAGCGGTACTCAGGCGGAGGAACTTGCCAAAAATGCTGCCAAACCTACTGCTCAAATGTTAGAAGAAATGGGTTTTGTTCAAAAATGGTTGAAAAGTTTAGGTGCTACTGTTATCACTCCTGCCTCTGAACTGTACATTAGACACGCGGGTAATGTAAGGAGTGCAGTTGAACCGTTGACTGGTGCAAAAATGCTGATGGGTGGTGTTCCTGCTGGTGAGGCATTAGCTACATTTGGCTACCATTTTGATGTACGCGGTGGGATTCTAGGTATTGGCGAAAAAGCTTTGGCTAAAGGATTCAAAAGTAATCGTTTTAGTCCACCAATCTTCAATATTGGTATTAAACACGCTTTAATAAAAGATGTTCCTAACTTAGCAGTTATTGGCCCTGGTTCTGGGTTTGAGGGTTATGCTTGTTCTGCTGGCAGAATTGTAGAATTTAATGTAGCTGTTGGTGGTGGAGTGGGTATAGCTGCGATAATTGCGCTGTTGAGTGGGAAGAATTTGGCAGATATATCTAATAAAGAGGTTAGACAAGTTTTAGCTGCAACTAATCAAGTACCTCGGATTTATGGTATTTCTAACATGGCAGAAGCAGCTAGACTGGAAAAGTTTGAGGCAGTTATTGCGTAG
- a CDS encoding DUF6439 family protein, with protein sequence MPELTPLSQTSNLNELTTLELAQALAERLRINEKDWHRLKSNRNARAAEQAAAAMIFLLKDQPEEALARFRTSSGWLDRSISAPPCPTHGHRSN encoded by the coding sequence ATGCCTGAACTAACTCCTCTTTCTCAAACAAGCAATTTAAACGAACTAACCACCCTAGAACTAGCTCAAGCTCTAGCAGAACGCTTGCGAATCAACGAAAAAGACTGGCATCGCTTAAAATCTAACCGTAACGCTCGTGCTGCTGAACAAGCTGCGGCTGCAATGATATTTCTACTCAAAGATCAGCCAGAAGAAGCACTAGCTAGATTTCGCACCTCATCCGGTTGGCTGGATCGCTCAATTTCAGCGCCTCCTTGCCCAACCCACGGACACCGTAGCAATTAG
- the asnS gene encoding asparagine--tRNA ligase yields MTMQRIVEILRNGQPDESVTIKGWVRTKRELKDFAFVEVNDGSSLASLQVVLNPDIPGYADAVKRLNTGASVEVAGVLVASPAKGQRIELKAESVKVYGEADPQTYPLQKKRHSFEFLREIGHLRSRTNTLSAVFRVRNACAYAIHKFFQERGFLWVHTPIISASDCEGAGEMFTVTSFNLQDVPQTDTQKVDYSKDFFGKQSYLTVSGQLEAEVMAMAFSNVYTFGPTFRAENSNTSRHLAEFWMIEPEMAFCDLQGDMDLAEEFLKYIFKYVLETCPEDMEFFNQRIDNSVLATADNIINNQFERLSYSDAIALLEKADKQFEYPVNWGLDLQSEHERYLAEEVFKKPVILTDYPVEIKAFYMRLNDDQKTVAAMDILAPKIGEIIGGSQREERLDVLERRIEAQGLDKADYWWYLDLRRYGTVPHAGFGLGFERLVQFMTGMGNIRDVIPFPRAPLTVEF; encoded by the coding sequence ATGACAATGCAACGGATTGTAGAAATATTACGCAACGGACAGCCTGATGAGTCAGTAACGATCAAAGGTTGGGTACGTACAAAACGAGAGTTAAAAGATTTTGCCTTTGTAGAGGTCAATGATGGCTCATCCTTGGCTAGTTTGCAAGTTGTACTTAATCCTGATATCCCAGGCTATGCAGATGCGGTTAAGCGGTTAAATACGGGGGCATCTGTGGAAGTTGCTGGTGTGTTAGTGGCTTCCCCTGCAAAGGGACAGCGAATTGAACTTAAAGCGGAGAGTGTGAAAGTTTATGGGGAAGCTGATCCCCAGACGTATCCTTTGCAGAAGAAACGACACTCATTTGAGTTTTTGCGAGAAATTGGGCATTTGCGATCGCGCACTAATACCCTCAGCGCCGTATTTCGGGTACGCAACGCTTGTGCTTATGCGATTCACAAGTTTTTTCAAGAACGGGGTTTCTTATGGGTTCACACGCCTATTATCAGCGCTAGCGACTGCGAAGGTGCTGGGGAAATGTTTACTGTTACTAGCTTTAATTTACAAGATGTGCCGCAGACAGATACCCAAAAGGTAGATTACAGTAAAGACTTTTTTGGTAAACAGTCATACTTGACCGTAAGTGGACAACTAGAAGCTGAAGTGATGGCAATGGCTTTTAGTAATGTTTACACTTTTGGGCCTACTTTTCGAGCAGAAAATTCTAATACTTCTCGTCACTTAGCAGAATTTTGGATGATTGAGCCAGAAATGGCTTTTTGTGATTTGCAGGGAGATATGGATTTGGCGGAGGAGTTTCTGAAGTACATTTTTAAATATGTGCTAGAAACTTGTCCTGAAGATATGGAGTTTTTTAATCAACGCATTGATAACTCTGTGCTTGCTACTGCGGACAATATTATTAATAATCAGTTTGAGCGGTTAAGTTATAGTGATGCGATCGCACTTTTAGAAAAAGCCGACAAACAGTTTGAGTATCCTGTTAATTGGGGCTTAGATTTGCAATCTGAACACGAACGTTACTTAGCTGAGGAAGTCTTCAAAAAACCAGTCATCCTCACTGATTATCCAGTAGAAATTAAAGCATTCTATATGCGCTTAAATGACGATCAAAAGACTGTCGCAGCAATGGATATTCTTGCACCTAAAATTGGTGAAATTATTGGGGGTTCACAGAGGGAAGAACGTTTAGATGTGCTGGAACGTAGAATTGAAGCTCAAGGTTTAGATAAAGCTGATTACTGGTGGTACTTAGATTTACGACGTTATGGAACAGTTCCCCATGCAGGTTTTGGTTTGGGGTTTGAAAGATTAGTGCAATTTATGACAGGTATGGGTAATATTCGTGATGTAATTCCTTTCCCACGTGCGCCGTTAACTGTAGAGTTTTAA
- the rfbD gene encoding dTDP-4-dehydrorhamnose reductase, which produces MSRILVIGSAGQLGQELQQTLVPLGEVVAVDRTTLDLSQLDQIRELVRQLQPQIVINAAAYTAVDQAQKEPETARMINAIAPTILAQELEKLKALLIHVSTDYVFDGSKNHPYQEDDLPNPLSIYGQSKLAGEQGIKENCQSYLILRTAWVYGAYGKSNFVKTMLRLGSEREEVRVVTDQIGTPTWAKNIAEAIAQLTSISADTGIYHYTNSGVASWYDFAVAIFEEAKQLGFPLKVQRVIPITTSEYPTPAQRPTYSVLSCRKISTVLNTCPPHWRQGLRQMLKSVNT; this is translated from the coding sequence ATGAGCCGTATTCTTGTTATTGGTAGCGCAGGTCAGCTAGGTCAAGAATTACAACAGACGCTTGTACCATTAGGGGAAGTGGTTGCTGTTGATAGAACAACTCTAGATTTATCCCAACTAGATCAAATTCGCGAGTTAGTTAGACAACTCCAGCCTCAGATAGTGATTAATGCTGCGGCTTACACGGCTGTCGATCAAGCCCAAAAGGAACCTGAAACAGCGAGAATGATTAATGCGATCGCACCAACAATCCTTGCTCAAGAACTCGAAAAGCTCAAAGCATTACTGATTCATGTTTCTACTGATTATGTTTTTGATGGTTCCAAAAATCATCCCTACCAAGAAGATGATCTTCCCAATCCTCTAAGTATTTACGGTCAATCAAAACTTGCTGGTGAGCAAGGAATTAAAGAAAACTGTCAGTCTTACTTGATTTTAAGAACTGCTTGGGTTTATGGTGCTTATGGTAAAAGCAACTTTGTTAAAACCATGCTGAGACTGGGAAGTGAGCGTGAAGAAGTGCGAGTAGTAACTGACCAAATTGGAACTCCTACTTGGGCGAAAAATATAGCAGAGGCGATCGCACAATTAACTTCCATCAGCGCAGATACAGGTATATACCACTATACCAACAGTGGCGTTGCAAGCTGGTACGACTTCGCCGTTGCTATCTTTGAAGAAGCTAAACAGCTAGGTTTTCCCTTAAAAGTTCAGCGTGTTATCCCCATAACTACCTCTGAATATCCTACTCCTGCCCAGCGTCCTACCTATTCAGTTTTGTCCTGTCGTAAAATCTCGACTGTCTTGAATACTTGCCCTCCCCACTGGCGGCAAGGGCTTAGACAGATGCTTAAATCAGTTAACACTTAA